The following proteins come from a genomic window of Ferrovibrio sp. MS7:
- a CDS encoding pyridoxal phosphate-dependent aminotransferase, with protein sequence MPFLSEALGRIKPSATIAATQKARALKAAGRDVIGLGAGEPDFDTPENIRIAAKAAIDRGETRYTDVDGTAALKQAIAAKFKRENGLDYKPEQISVGTGGKQVLFNALLATVNPGDEVIIPAPYWVSYPDIVNFAGGTPVALPTTAEHGFKVQAADLDKAITPKTKWLILNSPSNPSGAAYTRDELKALTDVLLKHPHVWILTDDMYEHLVYDNFVFTTPAQVEPKLYDRTLTMNGVSKSYCMTGWRIGYAAGPVQLIKAMGSLQSQSTSNPSSISQAAAVEALNGPQDFIPKNNAVFKARRDLVVSMLNQAKGITCPKPEGAFYVYPSCAGTIGKTSAGGVKINNDEDFCNALLEEAGVAVVFGAAFGLSPHFRISYATSTEVLKDACTRIQDFCSKLT encoded by the coding sequence ATGCCGTTTCTGTCCGAGGCACTCGGTCGGATCAAGCCGTCCGCCACCATCGCCGCCACCCAGAAGGCGCGCGCGCTCAAGGCCGCCGGCCGTGACGTGATCGGTCTTGGGGCCGGTGAGCCCGATTTCGATACGCCCGAGAATATCCGCATCGCCGCCAAGGCCGCCATCGACCGTGGCGAGACCCGTTATACCGACGTCGACGGCACCGCGGCGCTGAAGCAGGCAATTGCCGCCAAGTTCAAGCGCGAGAACGGCCTCGACTACAAGCCGGAGCAGATCAGCGTTGGCACCGGCGGCAAGCAGGTGCTGTTCAACGCCCTGCTCGCCACCGTGAACCCTGGTGACGAGGTGATCATCCCGGCGCCCTACTGGGTGAGCTATCCGGATATCGTGAATTTCGCCGGTGGCACCCCGGTGGCGCTGCCAACCACCGCCGAGCATGGCTTCAAGGTGCAGGCCGCCGATCTGGACAAGGCGATCACGCCCAAGACCAAGTGGCTGATCCTGAATTCGCCCTCCAACCCGTCTGGCGCCGCCTATACCCGCGACGAGCTGAAGGCGTTGACCGATGTGCTGCTGAAGCACCCGCATGTCTGGATCCTCACTGACGACATGTATGAGCATCTGGTCTACGACAACTTCGTGTTCACCACGCCGGCCCAGGTCGAGCCCAAGCTCTATGACCGTACGCTGACCATGAACGGTGTGTCGAAGTCCTATTGCATGACCGGCTGGCGCATCGGCTATGCCGCCGGCCCGGTGCAGCTGATCAAGGCGATGGGCAGCCTGCAGTCGCAGTCGACGTCCAACCCGTCGTCGATCAGTCAGGCGGCCGCCGTCGAGGCGCTGAACGGCCCGCAGGACTTCATCCCGAAGAACAACGCCGTGTTCAAGGCGCGCCGCGACCTGGTGGTGAGCATGCTGAACCAGGCCAAGGGCATCACCTGCCCGAAGCCGGAAGGCGCCTTCTACGTCTACCCGAGCTGCGCCGGCACCATCGGCAAAACCTCGGCCGGCGGCGTGAAGATCAATAACGACGAGGATTTCTGCAACGCGTTGCTGGAAGAGGCGGGCGTGGCGGTGGTGTTCGGCGCGGCCTTCGGCCTCAGCCCGCATTTCCGCATCTCCTACGCCACCTCCACCGAGGTGTTGAAGGATGCCTGCACGCGTATCCAGGACTTCTGCTCGAAGCTCACTTGA
- a CDS encoding ribbon-helix-helix domain-containing protein, whose amino-acid sequence MPTTVKKRSVVVGGHRTSISLERAFWDALRRLAQAEGKTINQMVSDIDAARQGNLSSAIRVYVLSRASQGHLPPENNPPGILPAEEDDDS is encoded by the coding sequence ATGCCGACAACCGTAAAGAAGCGGTCGGTGGTCGTTGGTGGCCATCGCACTAGCATTTCGCTCGAACGCGCCTTCTGGGATGCGCTGCGTCGTCTCGCCCAGGCCGAGGGCAAGACCATCAATCAGATGGTGAGCGATATCGACGCGGCGCGGCAGGGCAATCTGTCCAGCGCGATCCGGGTCTATGTGCTCAGCCGCGCCAGCCAGGGCCACCTGCCGCCGGAGAATAATCCCCCAGGCATATTGCCTGCGGAGGAAGACGACGACAGTTAG
- a CDS encoding efflux RND transporter periplasmic adaptor subunit, with translation MRKPFLILLPLLALGLAACDQPAPPPEPIRPVRIATVSPQAYEGRSTYTGEVRARYETNLAFRIGGKIVARYVEIGSEVKKGTLLARLDPEDTRLAIENARAQLNAAQADHNQAQTDLARYRKLFETKVISQAEIDRRTTVADSAQARLESARSQLRVMQNQQGYTELQADADGVVTSISVEAGQVVAAGQTVLRLARPEEKEVVFSVAENRLDELRHASAIRLALWSQPEQTYAGVVREIAPGADPVTRTYAVKVSVQNPPPTMRLGMTASVTIVRRGDERMVALPLSALYQEQAAAQAGGQPSQIRPAVWVYDAATETVNLRPVQVSAYVEKYVLITDGLKHGEKVVTAGVHKLIPNQKVRLLPETAEAKL, from the coding sequence ATGCGCAAGCCTTTCCTCATCCTGCTGCCGCTGCTGGCCCTGGGCCTGGCCGCCTGCGACCAGCCGGCGCCGCCGCCCGAACCGATCCGCCCGGTGCGCATCGCCACCGTATCGCCGCAGGCCTATGAAGGCCGCTCCACCTATACCGGCGAAGTGCGCGCCCGCTACGAGACCAATCTGGCTTTCCGCATCGGCGGCAAGATCGTCGCCCGTTATGTCGAGATCGGCTCGGAAGTGAAGAAGGGCACGCTGCTGGCCCGACTCGATCCCGAGGATACCCGGCTCGCCATCGAGAATGCCCGCGCGCAGCTCAATGCCGCCCAGGCCGATCATAACCAGGCGCAGACCGATCTGGCGCGCTATCGCAAACTGTTCGAGACCAAGGTGATCAGCCAGGCCGAGATCGACCGCCGCACGACTGTTGCGGATTCGGCTCAGGCTAGGCTGGAAAGCGCGCGCTCGCAGTTGCGCGTGATGCAGAACCAGCAGGGCTATACCGAGCTGCAGGCCGATGCCGATGGCGTCGTCACCTCGATCTCGGTGGAGGCAGGCCAGGTGGTGGCGGCCGGCCAGACCGTGCTGCGGCTGGCGCGGCCGGAAGAAAAGGAAGTGGTGTTCAGCGTCGCCGAGAACCGGCTCGACGAACTGCGCCATGCCTCGGCAATCCGCCTGGCGCTGTGGTCGCAGCCGGAGCAGACCTATGCCGGCGTGGTGCGCGAGATCGCGCCGGGCGCCGACCCGGTGACGCGGACCTATGCCGTGAAGGTCAGCGTACAGAATCCGCCGCCGACCATGCGGCTCGGCATGACCGCCAGTGTCACCATCGTGCGGCGCGGCGACGAGCGCATGGTGGCCCTGCCGCTCTCCGCGCTCTACCAGGAACAGGCGGCGGCTCAGGCGGGTGGCCAGCCTTCGCAGATCCGGCCTGCCGTTTGGGTCTACGATGCGGCGACCGAAACCGTGAATCTGCGCCCGGTGCAGGTCTCTGCCTATGTCGAGAAGTATGTGCTGATCACCGATGGCCTGAAGCATGGCGAGAAGGTGGTGACGGCCGGCGTGCATAAGCTGATCCCGAACCAGAAAGTGCGGCTGCTGCCGGAGACGGCGGAGGCCAAGCTGTGA
- a CDS encoding efflux RND transporter permease subunit encodes MNQAELERYNLSAWALKHPSLIGFLIVVLMLAGTMSYFSLGRAEDPDFTFKLMIVRTNWPGATAREMEQQVTDKVEKKLQETPYLSHVMSYSKAGESTVYVVLRDDTPPKQVEGVWYQVRKKVNDIRHTLPQGAQGPFFNDEFGDTFGTIYAFTSDGFSHRELKDYVEAVREEVLRVRDVGKADLLGVQPERIYIEFSNKKLASLGVSPQQIINIVQQQNNQVASGLVQTASDRIYTRVSGDFEDVRALTELSIQANGRLLRLGDIADIKRDYIDPPSAQFRYNGEPAIGLAISMAKGGNMIQLGERLAPVLKQIKADMPIGIDVHQVADQPKVVQRSIDEFMKVLLEAVVIVLGVSFLSLGLRSGLVVALCIPLVLAITFSAMQIFGIDFQRISLGALIIALGLLVDDAIIAVEMMQVKMEEGMDRFHAASFAYKSTAFPMLTGTLITAAGFVPVGFAKSSAGEYTFSIFAVVTISLVVSWIVAVIFTPFIGYKLLPNPKPGHSHEDVHKRGIYRFIRPVVAWCVRFKWIVIAVTLGIFALSVFGFKFVQQQFFPSSNRPELMVDLRLPQGASIAATQEEALKLEAMLKGDPDIENFTTYVGSGAPRFYLPLDIQLPNDNFAQVVVLTKGDAERERLRTKLMQAFQEDFTLLRGRVNRLENGPPVGFPVQFRVSGPDPLEVRRIAFAAADVLRANPNTRDVNLDWNELSKVVKLNVDQAKARLLGISSQDLAGALNAALTGVTITQYREGKELIDVVARAEAAERLSLSGIKDLNVGGGESARPVPLTQVADVNYAMEEGIIWRRDRQPVITVRADVVDGIQAPVVSMQIDPLLNELRKQLQPGYRIVMGGAIEESAKGNASLAAVMPVMVLIMVTLLVVQLQSVSRMLLVLLTAPLGLIGITAALLLFNVPFGFVALLGAIALAGMIMRNSVILVDQIEQDIRAGHAAFDAIVDATMRRFRPIVLTALAAILAMIPLSRSNFWGPMAVAIMGGLAAATLLTVLFLPALYAAWFRIKPQAKPVA; translated from the coding sequence GTGAATCAGGCCGAGCTTGAACGCTACAATCTTTCCGCCTGGGCCCTGAAGCATCCATCATTGATCGGCTTCCTGATCGTGGTGCTGATGCTGGCCGGCACGATGTCATATTTCAGCCTGGGCCGGGCCGAAGATCCGGATTTCACGTTCAAGCTGATGATCGTGCGCACCAACTGGCCGGGCGCCACGGCGCGCGAGATGGAGCAGCAGGTCACCGACAAGGTGGAAAAGAAGCTGCAGGAGACGCCGTATTTAAGCCACGTGATGAGCTATTCCAAGGCGGGTGAATCCACGGTCTATGTCGTGCTGCGCGACGACACACCGCCGAAGCAGGTTGAGGGCGTGTGGTATCAGGTGCGCAAGAAGGTGAACGATATCCGGCATACCCTGCCGCAGGGTGCGCAGGGGCCATTCTTCAATGATGAATTCGGCGACACCTTCGGCACCATCTATGCCTTCACCAGCGATGGCTTCAGCCACCGCGAATTGAAGGATTATGTGGAAGCGGTGCGCGAGGAAGTGTTGCGCGTGCGCGATGTCGGCAAGGCCGACCTGCTCGGCGTGCAGCCGGAACGCATCTATATCGAATTCTCCAACAAGAAGTTGGCCAGTCTGGGCGTCTCGCCGCAGCAGATCATCAATATCGTGCAGCAGCAGAATAACCAGGTGGCTTCCGGTCTGGTGCAGACCGCATCTGACCGTATCTACACCCGCGTTTCGGGCGATTTCGAAGATGTTCGGGCGCTGACCGAACTCTCGATCCAGGCCAATGGCCGCCTGCTGCGGCTTGGCGACATCGCCGATATCAAGCGCGATTACATCGACCCGCCCTCGGCGCAGTTCCGCTATAACGGCGAACCCGCCATCGGCCTCGCCATTTCGATGGCCAAGGGCGGCAACATGATCCAGCTCGGTGAGCGACTGGCGCCGGTGCTGAAACAGATCAAGGCCGACATGCCGATCGGCATCGATGTTCACCAGGTCGCCGACCAGCCCAAAGTGGTGCAGCGCAGTATCGACGAATTCATGAAGGTGCTGCTGGAAGCCGTGGTGATCGTGCTCGGCGTCAGTTTCCTCAGCCTCGGCCTGCGCTCCGGTCTGGTGGTGGCGCTCTGCATCCCGCTGGTGCTGGCCATTACCTTCTCGGCGATGCAGATTTTCGGCATCGACTTCCAGCGTATTTCGCTTGGCGCCCTGATCATCGCGCTCGGCCTGCTGGTGGATGATGCCATCATCGCGGTGGAAATGATGCAGGTGAAGATGGAGGAGGGCATGGACCGGTTCCATGCCGCCAGCTTCGCCTACAAATCCACTGCCTTCCCGATGCTCACCGGCACATTGATCACGGCGGCCGGCTTCGTGCCGGTGGGTTTCGCCAAGTCCTCGGCCGGCGAATACACCTTCTCGATCTTCGCGGTGGTCACCATATCGCTGGTGGTATCCTGGATCGTGGCGGTGATCTTCACGCCGTTCATCGGCTACAAGCTGCTGCCCAATCCGAAGCCGGGGCATTCCCATGAGGATGTCCATAAGCGCGGCATCTACCGCTTTATCCGCCCGGTGGTGGCCTGGTGCGTGCGCTTCAAGTGGATCGTCATTGCCGTCACGCTCGGCATCTTCGCGCTGTCGGTTTTCGGCTTCAAATTCGTGCAGCAGCAATTCTTCCCGTCATCGAACCGCCCGGAATTGATGGTGGACCTGCGGTTGCCGCAGGGCGCCAGCATTGCAGCCACGCAGGAAGAGGCGCTGAAGCTCGAGGCGATGCTGAAAGGTGATCCCGATATCGAGAATTTCACCACCTATGTCGGCAGCGGTGCGCCGCGCTTCTACCTGCCACTGGATATCCAGTTGCCGAACGACAATTTCGCGCAGGTCGTGGTGCTGACCAAGGGCGATGCCGAGCGTGAGCGCCTGCGTACCAAGCTGATGCAGGCCTTCCAGGAGGATTTCACCCTGCTGCGCGGCCGCGTCAATCGCCTGGAAAACGGCCCGCCGGTCGGCTTCCCGGTGCAGTTTCGCGTCAGTGGCCCGGATCCGCTGGAAGTGCGGCGCATCGCCTTCGCCGCCGCCGATGTGCTGCGCGCCAATCCGAATACCCGTGATGTAAACCTGGACTGGAACGAGCTGTCCAAGGTGGTGAAGCTGAATGTCGACCAGGCCAAGGCACGCCTGCTTGGCATCTCCTCGCAGGATCTCGCCGGTGCGCTGAACGCGGCGCTTACCGGCGTTACCATCACGCAATACCGCGAAGGCAAGGAACTGATCGACGTGGTGGCGCGTGCCGAGGCCGCCGAACGCCTGAGCCTTTCCGGCATTAAGGATTTGAATGTCGGCGGTGGCGAAAGCGCGCGGCCGGTGCCGCTGACCCAGGTGGCGGATGTGAATTACGCCATGGAGGAAGGCATCATCTGGCGCCGCGACCGACAGCCGGTGATCACCGTGCGTGCCGATGTGGTGGATGGCATCCAGGCGCCGGTGGTGTCGATGCAGATCGACCCGCTGCTGAACGAATTGCGCAAGCAGTTGCAGCCCGGCTATCGCATCGTCATGGGCGGTGCCATCGAGGAAAGTGCCAAGGGCAACGCCTCGCTGGCTGCCGTGATGCCGGTGATGGTGCTGATCATGGTGACGCTGCTGGTGGTGCAGTTGCAGTCGGTGTCGCGCATGCTGCTGGTGCTGCTCACCGCACCGCTCGGCCTGATCGGCATTACCGCAGCTTTGCTGCTCTTCAATGTGCCGTTCGGCTTCGTGGCTTTGCTCGGCGCCATCGCGCTGGCTGGCATGATCATGCGCAATTCGGTGATCCTGGTCGATCAGATCGAGCAGGATATCCGTGCCGGCCATGCCGCTTTCGATGCCATCGTGGACGCGACGATGCGGCGTTTCCGCCCCATCGTGCTTACCGCGCTGGCGGCAATCCTGGCGATGATTCCGCTCTCGCGCTCCAATTTCTGGGGCCCGATGGCGGTGGCGATCATGGGCGGCCTGGCGGCGGCGACGCTGCTGACGGTGCTGTTCCTGCCGGCACTCTACGCCGCCTGGTTCCGCATCAAGCCCCAGGCGAAGCCGGTGGCGTAA
- a CDS encoding ABC transporter ATP-binding protein yields the protein MAMLELKGVSKRFVWKLDFAAKLANLLGAGLKERAVHAVDSVSLQIQQGEVVGLVGESGCGKSTLGRIVAGIMDQSDGQISFEGKDLASMTPAEHKAYKLAVQMIFQDPYASLNPRMRVEDIIGEAPLAHGLITRSQFDSYVEEMLLQVGLDPRYKKRFPHQFSGGQRQRIGIARALAVKPRFIVCDEAVAALDVSIQAQVLNLFMDLRERLNLTYLFISHNLAVVEHLSDRVVIMYLGRVVESAPTEELFKGANHPYTQALLAEAPKLEAKRRDYMPISGEIPSPLEPPSGCHFHPRCPQAMARCKTEKPALRQIAPGRLSACHLNG from the coding sequence ATGGCGATGCTCGAACTCAAGGGCGTTTCCAAGCGCTTCGTGTGGAAACTCGATTTCGCCGCCAAGCTGGCCAACCTGCTCGGCGCCGGGCTGAAAGAACGCGCTGTGCATGCGGTGGACAGCGTGTCGCTGCAAATCCAGCAGGGCGAAGTGGTCGGCCTGGTAGGCGAAAGCGGCTGCGGCAAGAGCACACTGGGCCGCATCGTCGCCGGCATCATGGACCAGAGCGACGGCCAGATCAGCTTCGAAGGCAAGGACCTCGCCAGCATGACGCCGGCCGAGCACAAGGCATACAAGCTCGCCGTGCAGATGATCTTCCAGGACCCTTATGCCTCGCTCAATCCGCGCATGCGGGTGGAAGACATCATCGGCGAGGCGCCGCTGGCCCATGGCCTGATCACGCGGTCGCAGTTCGATTCCTATGTCGAGGAAATGCTGCTGCAGGTCGGCCTGGATCCGCGCTACAAGAAGCGGTTTCCGCACCAGTTCTCCGGTGGCCAGCGCCAGCGCATCGGCATCGCCCGCGCGTTAGCAGTGAAGCCGCGCTTCATCGTCTGCGACGAGGCCGTGGCCGCGCTCGACGTGTCTATCCAGGCCCAGGTGCTGAACCTGTTCATGGACCTGCGCGAGCGGCTGAACCTGACATACCTGTTCATCAGCCATAACCTGGCCGTGGTAGAGCATCTCTCCGACCGCGTGGTGATCATGTATCTCGGCCGCGTGGTGGAAAGCGCGCCAACGGAAGAATTGTTCAAGGGCGCCAACCACCCCTACACCCAGGCCCTGCTGGCCGAGGCACCGAAGCTGGAAGCCAAGCGGCGCGACTACATGCCGATCAGCGGCGAAATCCCCTCACCGCTGGAACCGCCGAGCGGTTGCCATTTCCATCCCCGCTGCCCGCAGGCCATGGCGCGCTGCAAGACGGAGAAGCCGGCCCTGCGCCAGATCGCGCCGGGCCGCCTCTCCGCCTGCCATCTCAACGGCTAG
- a CDS encoding ABC transporter ATP-binding protein, translating into MTPTLKVENLETHFPTRDGIVRAVDGVSFEVAPGEILGLVGESGSGKSITGFSIIGLLDQPGHIANGRVLFKGEDIAQAKPARLRQLRGKSIAMIFQDPMMTLNPVLRVDTQMIEGVLAHEKITEAAARARCIETLKAVGIAAPEDRLQAYPHQLSGGMRQRIAIAIALLNKPELIIADEPTTALDVTIQGQILYEVRKLCRETGTALIWITHDLSVVAGLADRVMVMYAGRIVETGSVAAVIEAPRHPYTAGLIGSVPGAHTNTGQRGKRLFQIPGMTPPLLNLPPGCRFKTRCSRADAACEAIPDLLPLAPGHDVRCWHPLEGAA; encoded by the coding sequence ATGACGCCCACGCTGAAGGTCGAGAATCTGGAGACCCATTTCCCGACGCGCGACGGCATCGTGCGCGCGGTGGATGGCGTCAGTTTTGAAGTAGCGCCAGGCGAAATCCTGGGCCTGGTGGGAGAAAGCGGCTCGGGCAAAAGCATCACCGGCTTTTCCATCATCGGCCTGCTCGATCAGCCCGGCCATATCGCCAATGGCCGCGTGCTGTTCAAGGGCGAGGATATCGCCCAGGCCAAGCCGGCGCGGCTGCGCCAATTGCGCGGCAAAAGCATTGCCATGATCTTCCAGGACCCGATGATGACGCTCAATCCGGTGCTGCGTGTCGACACGCAGATGATCGAGGGCGTGCTGGCGCATGAGAAGATCACTGAGGCCGCCGCCCGCGCCCGCTGCATCGAGACGCTGAAGGCTGTCGGCATCGCCGCGCCGGAAGACCGCCTGCAGGCCTATCCGCACCAGCTTTCCGGCGGCATGCGCCAGCGCATCGCCATAGCCATCGCGCTGCTGAACAAACCGGAACTGATCATCGCCGATGAGCCGACCACGGCGCTGGATGTGACCATCCAGGGCCAAATCCTCTATGAAGTGCGCAAGCTCTGTCGCGAGACCGGCACGGCGCTGATCTGGATTACGCACGACCTTTCCGTGGTGGCCGGCCTCGCCGACCGTGTCATGGTTATGTATGCCGGCCGCATCGTCGAAACCGGCAGCGTCGCCGCTGTGATCGAAGCTCCGCGCCACCCCTACACCGCCGGCCTGATCGGCTCTGTGCCCGGCGCACATACCAATACCGGCCAGCGCGGCAAGCGGCTGTTCCAGATTCCCGGCATGACGCCGCCGCTGCTGAACCTGCCGCCGGGCTGCCGCTTCAAGACGCGCTGCAGCCGCGCCGATGCCGCCTGCGAGGCGATACCAGACCTGTTGCCCCTGGCGCCGGGCCATGACGTACGTTGCTGGCATCCGCTGGAAGGAGCGGCGTGA
- a CDS encoding ABC transporter permease, whose product MTDAALPATVKLVKAQTPLQRIVSEFAESKLALFGLALFVLAITAALLAPWLSPQNPYDLAKLDIMDSRLPPGALSGDGFVFMLGSDGQGRDMLSAMLHGLRISLFVGVVAVSCALAIGAAAGLAAAYFGGGVEALIMRIVDIQLSFPAILVALILLAVLGNGVDKVIMALVAVQWAYFARAARGAALVERNKEYVEAARCLGLKQSRILWRHLLPNCLPPLIVIATIDIARAITLEATLSFLGLGVPVTEPSLGMLIANGFDYLLSGVYWISMFPGIALTVVIVAINLVGDQLRDVLNPRLKR is encoded by the coding sequence GTGACCGACGCAGCCCTCCCCGCCACCGTCAAACTGGTAAAAGCGCAAACCCCGCTGCAGCGCATCGTTTCGGAATTCGCCGAAAGCAAGCTGGCGCTGTTCGGCCTCGCGCTGTTCGTGCTGGCCATCACGGCGGCTCTGCTGGCACCTTGGCTGTCGCCGCAGAATCCCTACGATCTCGCCAAGCTCGACATCATGGATTCGCGCCTGCCGCCCGGCGCGCTCTCGGGCGATGGCTTCGTCTTTATGCTCGGCTCCGATGGCCAGGGCCGCGACATGCTTTCCGCCATGCTGCATGGCCTGCGCATCAGCCTGTTCGTCGGCGTGGTCGCCGTATCCTGCGCCCTTGCGATCGGTGCGGCCGCCGGTCTCGCCGCGGCGTATTTCGGCGGCGGCGTCGAAGCCCTGATCATGCGCATCGTCGATATCCAGCTTTCCTTCCCCGCCATCCTGGTGGCGCTGATCCTGCTGGCGGTGCTGGGCAACGGCGTCGACAAGGTGATCATGGCACTGGTGGCGGTGCAATGGGCGTATTTCGCCCGTGCCGCGCGCGGCGCCGCCCTGGTGGAACGCAACAAGGAATACGTGGAAGCCGCGCGCTGCCTGGGCCTGAAGCAGAGCCGCATCCTGTGGCGCCACCTGCTGCCGAACTGCCTGCCGCCGCTGATCGTGATCGCCACCATCGACATCGCGCGCGCGATCACGCTGGAAGCCACGCTCAGCTTCCTCGGCCTTGGCGTGCCCGTCACGGAACCTTCGCTGGGCATGCTGATTGCCAACGGCTTCGACTACCTGCTTTCCGGCGTCTACTGGATTTCCATGTTCCCGGGCATCGCGCTCACCGTGGTGATCGTCGCCATCAATCTCGTGGGCGACCAGCTCCGCGACGTGCTCAATCCCCGTTTGAAGCGCTGA
- a CDS encoding ABC transporter permease, with protein MLVFIIRRLLQAALVVAVMSVLVFGGIYLLGDPLAVLASPEATEIDREQIAAALGLDQPVWVQYMRFVGSAFSGEFGKSFVYGQPAMSLILERMPATLELAITATVMAVVIGLPLGVYAGLRHESFGARAIMAGSILGFSLPNFWVGLMLIMVFAVQLGLMPASGRGPTVDVMGLHLSVLTAKGWHHILLPAVTLALSKCALIVRLARATAREVMLMDYVKFARAKGLDERRVVGVHILKNILVPVVTVTGLELGALIAFAVITETIFSWPGMGKLLIDSINQLDRPVIVAYLIIVVFLLVVINLVVDILYTVLDPRVRLGGAK; from the coding sequence ATGTTGGTATTCATTATCCGGCGGCTGCTGCAGGCAGCGCTGGTCGTGGCGGTTATGTCGGTGCTGGTTTTCGGCGGCATCTACCTGCTGGGCGACCCGCTGGCGGTGCTGGCAAGCCCCGAGGCCACCGAGATCGACCGCGAGCAGATCGCCGCCGCACTGGGCCTCGATCAGCCGGTGTGGGTGCAATATATGCGCTTCGTCGGCTCCGCCTTTTCCGGCGAATTCGGCAAATCCTTCGTCTATGGCCAGCCGGCCATGAGCCTGATCCTGGAACGCATGCCGGCGACGCTGGAACTCGCCATCACCGCCACGGTAATGGCTGTGGTGATCGGCCTGCCGCTTGGCGTATATGCAGGCCTGCGCCATGAAAGCTTCGGCGCCCGCGCCATCATGGCCGGCTCGATCCTGGGCTTCAGCCTGCCGAATTTCTGGGTCGGCCTGATGCTGATCATGGTTTTCGCCGTGCAGCTCGGCCTGATGCCGGCCTCGGGCCGTGGCCCAACGGTGGATGTAATGGGCCTGCATTTGAGCGTGCTGACCGCGAAAGGCTGGCACCACATCCTGCTGCCGGCCGTCACCCTGGCGCTGTCGAAATGCGCCCTGATCGTGCGTCTGGCGCGCGCCACGGCGCGCGAGGTGATGCTGATGGATTATGTGAAATTCGCCCGCGCCAAGGGTCTGGATGAACGCCGCGTGGTCGGCGTGCATATCCTGAAAAACATCCTGGTGCCTGTCGTCACCGTCACCGGCCTGGAACTCGGCGCGCTGATTGCCTTCGCGGTGATCACTGAAACCATCTTCTCCTGGCCAGGCATGGGCAAGCTGCTGATCGACTCGATCAACCAGCTCGACCGCCCGGTGATCGTCGCCTACCTGATCATCGTGGTGTTCCTGCTGGTAGTGATCAATCTGGTGGTGGACATCCTCTACACCGTGCTGGATCCGCGTGTGCGGCTGGGAGGTGCCAAGTGA
- a CDS encoding PhzF family phenazine biosynthesis protein — MQVKRPIQVQRLAAFSDGEIGGNPAGVVIADALPSAAEMQAIAAEVGYSETAFAAPLSDKTWRVRYFAPGMEVPFCGHATIALGAALALQCGDGEFALTLNDAAITVTGRRDGSTIAAALQSPPTSSRTAEPKLVADTLALFGYTNADLDWRIPPAIADAGARHLVLALNSRTALGAMRYDFEAGRALMQQAGLVTIILIYAESAQLFHTRNPFAAGGVYEDPATGAATAALAGYLREIGWPHGGVIDIVQGEDMGMRSRLRAEISAEPGASIRVSGTARLLPPE, encoded by the coding sequence ATGCAGGTAAAGCGCCCGATACAGGTACAACGGTTAGCGGCATTTTCCGATGGCGAGATTGGCGGCAATCCCGCCGGCGTGGTGATTGCTGATGCGCTCCCGTCTGCCGCCGAGATGCAGGCCATTGCCGCCGAAGTCGGTTATTCCGAAACAGCTTTCGCGGCACCGCTGAGCGACAAAACCTGGCGCGTGCGCTATTTCGCGCCCGGCATGGAAGTGCCGTTCTGCGGCCATGCCACGATTGCGCTGGGCGCCGCGCTGGCGCTGCAATGCGGCGATGGCGAATTCGCCTTGACCCTGAATGATGCCGCCATCACCGTGACCGGGCGGCGCGATGGCAGCACCATCGCCGCCGCACTGCAATCGCCGCCGACCAGCAGCAGGACTGCAGAGCCGAAACTGGTGGCCGACACACTGGCGCTGTTCGGCTACACGAATGCGGATCTGGATTGGCGCATTCCGCCGGCCATCGCCGATGCCGGTGCGCGGCATCTGGTGCTGGCACTGAACAGCCGCACAGCACTCGGCGCCATGCGCTACGACTTCGAGGCCGGGCGCGCCCTGATGCAGCAAGCTGGGCTGGTAACAATCATTCTCATCTACGCCGAGAGCGCGCAGCTTTTCCACACGCGCAATCCCTTCGCCGCCGGTGGCGTCTATGAAGACCCGGCAACCGGTGCGGCAACAGCGGCGCTGGCCGGCTATTTGCGCGAGATCGGCTGGCCGCATGGTGGCGTGATCGACATCGTGCAGGGCGAGGATATGGGCATGCGCTCGCGCCTCAGGGCGGAAATTTCCGCCGAGCCCGGTGCATCGATCCGGGTTTCCGGCACGGCACGCTTGCTGCCGCCTGAATAG